The Candidatus Micrarchaeota archaeon nucleotide sequence GCTGTGCCGTAGGTGTAAAGGAAATTAAGCATGTAGGTGGAATTGACCGTAACGAGGAAAGCAAACGATACGATTATGAAAAATATGTAGTATTTTTGGTTTTTTAGGAGTTTAAGCATCAAACCAGTCTAATATCAAAATCCCGCTAATTTTTATAAGCTGTATGATATAATAAACTTGACACAAAGTTGGTTTTACGATGGGGAAAACACTGCACAAAAACAGGCTGTTCAGCGTTGAGGAAGTGAAGGTAAACCTGCGCAGCAGGGGGAAGTTCACCGAGTATACCGTCAGGCAGAAGGATACCGTAGCCGTTCTACCGATAACAGGGAAAAATGGCGTATTGCTCGAGAGGCAGTTCAGGCCTGCAGCCAACAGGACATTATACGAAATACCTGCAGGGCACGTAGAGGGAATGGAGAAGCCAATCGATACCGCAAGGAGGGAACTGGAAGAAGAAACGGGGTTCAAGGCATCCGGAATGAGGTTTCTGACATATTTTTATCCGTCTCCTGGAATACTAACAAACAGGGAATACCTCTACGTTGCCACCGGGCTTAAGAAAGGAACGCAGTCGCTGGACAAGGACGAGGATATAACGCTCGCGGAAGTGAGCATGGATGCTGCCATAAAGCTGATAAAATCAGGAAAGATAATAGACCTCAAGACCATCGCCGCAGTCCTGTACTATAAGCGCTTTGTCGATAAGAAATAGCTCATATGGACCTGCTTATCAGGAACTCCGCCATCGACTTCAGTACTTTCTTCGCATCAGAATCCGGTATTGCACCGTCAACGTTCTTCCACGCGTCCTTCACAAGCTTTTGCTCCAGGTTTTTTGCATAGTCTATAGCGCCGTATTTCCCGATTATCTCTATGGCCTCGTCTATCAGGGTTCTTTCCGTGGTGTGCATCTTCAGTATTTCTATGAGCCTCTCCCTGTCCCTCTTTTCGGCCTTCTCCAGCGTATATGTAGTTAGAAGGGTTATCTTGCCCTCGGTTATGTCGTCGCCCGTACCCCCCTTGCTCTCCGAAACCCCGCTTTTCACTACGTTAAGCAGGTCGTCCTGCAGCTGGAATGCAACCCCTATCGATGCGCCGAAGTTCCCCAGCGCGCTGATTGTTTTGTCGTCGGCACCCCCGAGCACGGCCCCCAGCTTCGCCGACATGCTGGCCAGCACGCCGGTCTTTGAATAGGCCATCTGCAGGTACTCGCTTTCCGAAACGCTGGTTGGATCCACGAGGAAGTTGTGCCATGCGATGTCGGTTGCCTGTCCTATGGTGACCTTGAGCATCTCCTTCTGGTAGATTTCAAGGAACTTTATCTTGGTGTCCCTGTCAAGCTTGTTGCTGTCAAGGAGCGCGACTATGGGGAAGAAGTACATGAAATCACCCAGGTTGAGCGCCACGTCTACGCCGTACTTCATGTGCACTGCCGGCGATCCCCTCCTCATCTCCGAGCGGTCCTCTATGTCATCGTGTATCAGCGTCGCGTTGTGTATTATCTCAGGTATTATCGAAAACTCCAGATACTCGTTCGAGTCCTTTCCAAGCGTGTCTATGACCGCAAGCATCAGCACCGGCCTCCATCTCTTTCCGCCCAAGTCGAGAAGGTACTTGGCAGGCTCTATCACCGCCTTGTTTATCGCCTTTGGATCGTACTGGTAGCCGCTCCTGCCCAGGAGGGTCTCAAGGTATCTTACGGAAGTCTTGTCCGTAAGGTACTTGTTTATCTTCTTGTCTATCTCCAGCGCGCGGCGCTTTATATACTCAACTACCTGCTCATTGCCCATAAAACCAACATGCGGGTTTTTTACAATAATACATACCTATTTTACCGTTATATTTAAATATTATTAAAACCATACCTATAATAGGTGTTTACTGTTGGCAGTTGAACGACTAATGAGTCTCGCAGGCACCGCAATGAAGAGCAATTTCGTAAAGCTGGAGAGGCCTTACAAACTCAACTTTTGCATAACTTACTGGTGCCAGAGCAGATGCCTGACGTGCAATATATGGCAGATAAAGCCGAAGGGCGAGATGACAATAGAGGAAATCAGGGACTTCGTGGCAAAGAACCCCTATTTCAAGTGGGTCGAGCTCACCGGAGGGGAGCCTTTCCTCAGGGGCGACATAGTGGAGATAGCGCGCACCTTCAAGGAGCACTCGAAGGAACTATACATACTCACGATGCCTACTAACTCCCTGTGCGACCACAACATGGTGGAGAAAAAGTTAAGGGAGATACTGTCGTTTGGCATACCGCGGGTAGCCGTAACTGTGAGCCTTGACGGATACAGGGAGCTGCATGACAAGATAAGGGGCATACCCGGGAACTACGACAAGGCTATAGACATGTTCAAAAGGCTCAAGGAGCTCAAGAAGGAATACAGCAACCTGTTCTTCGTGTTCGGCTACACCTTGAGCAAGTTCAACAAGGGCGAATTCGAGAAGACTTACCAGTCTGTGAAGCAGGACATACCGGACATAAAATACAACGACTTCCACATAAACCTGGCGCAGGTATCGAGCAACTACTACGGCAACTCCAACGACGACATAAAGGCAAACAATCCGGAAATAGTCGGGGAGCTTGAATCCATACTGAAGCACAGGGAATTCGAGCTCGGCGTAATACCGATGATAGAAACCGCATTCACTAGGAAGCTCGTGGAATACGCGAAAACGGGGTACAGCCCGATGAAGAGCAGGAGCCTGGAGGCGTCGCTGTTCATGGACAGCTACGGGAACGTTTATCCCTCAATCATGTGGGACAAGAAGATAGGGAACGTCCGCGAAGTGGGATACGACCTGTCAAAGCTGTGGAACAACGAGGAGGCGAAGAAGGTAAGGGAGGAAATAGCCACGGGCAAGGAGCCTAACCAGTGGACCTCATGCGAGGCATACCAGATACTCACCGGCAACGTTGTGAGCCTGTTTGTCTAGCTATCTAACGCTTTTATATTTTGCTTTCTCATATTAATGCATCTAGTGTTGCTATGAAGCTGATCCTCCTACTGTCATTTATAGTGCTATTCGGGATTGCAGGCGCGTCAACCGTCACCCTTACTGGCACGTGCTATTCCAATCTTGTAAACAACACGAACAACTTCATACAGTTCAA carries:
- a CDS encoding NUDIX hydrolase; its protein translation is MGKTLHKNRLFSVEEVKVNLRSRGKFTEYTVRQKDTVAVLPITGKNGVLLERQFRPAANRTLYEIPAGHVEGMEKPIDTARRELEEETGFKASGMRFLTYFYPSPGILTNREYLYVATGLKKGTQSLDKDEDITLAEVSMDAAIKLIKSGKIIDLKTIAAVLYYKRFVDKK
- a CDS encoding polyprenyl synthetase family protein; its protein translation is MGNEQVVEYIKRRALEIDKKINKYLTDKTSVRYLETLLGRSGYQYDPKAINKAVIEPAKYLLDLGGKRWRPVLMLAVIDTLGKDSNEYLEFSIIPEIIHNATLIHDDIEDRSEMRRGSPAVHMKYGVDVALNLGDFMYFFPIVALLDSNKLDRDTKIKFLEIYQKEMLKVTIGQATDIAWHNFLVDPTSVSESEYLQMAYSKTGVLASMSAKLGAVLGGADDKTISALGNFGASIGVAFQLQDDLLNVVKSGVSESKGGTGDDITEGKITLLTTYTLEKAEKRDRERLIEILKMHTTERTLIDEAIEIIGKYGAIDYAKNLEQKLVKDAWKNVDGAIPDSDAKKVLKSMAEFLISRSI
- a CDS encoding radical SAM protein, whose protein sequence is MSLAGTAMKSNFVKLERPYKLNFCITYWCQSRCLTCNIWQIKPKGEMTIEEIRDFVAKNPYFKWVELTGGEPFLRGDIVEIARTFKEHSKELYILTMPTNSLCDHNMVEKKLREILSFGIPRVAVTVSLDGYRELHDKIRGIPGNYDKAIDMFKRLKELKKEYSNLFFVFGYTLSKFNKGEFEKTYQSVKQDIPDIKYNDFHINLAQVSSNYYGNSNDDIKANNPEIVGELESILKHREFELGVIPMIETAFTRKLVEYAKTGYSPMKSRSLEASLFMDSYGNVYPSIMWDKKIGNVREVGYDLSKLWNNEEAKKVREEIATGKEPNQWTSCEAYQILTGNVVSLFV